A genomic segment from Barrientosiimonas humi encodes:
- the thiC gene encoding phosphomethylpyrimidine synthase ThiC, whose protein sequence is MSTPSPTDATTDRRTRPAGPETTDAAPGRRKVHETGPDGLAVPRTEVTLSDSPGTGETNAPFRLYDTSGPGSTPEVGLPAHRAEWIRAREDVESYAGRPRDLADDGRGAQRRGAASQEWQGERREPLRAKPSRRVTQMHYARRGIVTPEMRFVAAREQCDVELVRQEVAEGRAIIPANINHPETEPMIIGRRFLVKVNANIGNSAVTSSIAEEVDKLTWATTWGADTVMDLSTGDDIHTTREWIVRNSPVPIGTVPIYQALEKVDGNAEDLTWEVYRDTVIEQCEQGVDYMTVHAGVLLRYVPLTVNRVTGIVSRGGSIMAGWMLAHHEESFLYTHFDELCEIFAQYDVAFSLGDGLRPGSTADANDEAQLSELRTLAELTQRAWEHDVQVMVEGPGHVPLHLVEENVRLEQDWCHGAPFYTLGPLVTDIAPGYDHITSAIGAATIAMHGTAMLCYVTPKEHLGLPDRDDVKTGVITYKLAAHAADVAKGHPGARAWDDALSKARFEFRWEDQFNLSLDPDTARSMHDETLPADAAKTAHFCSMCGPKFCSMRISQDVRDRFAQDGMRQMSETFVELGSTVYVDAESARPAPSA, encoded by the coding sequence ATGTCGACACCATCCCCCACCGACGCCACCACCGATCGCCGCACCCGGCCTGCCGGGCCGGAGACCACCGATGCCGCCCCCGGCCGGCGCAAGGTCCACGAGACCGGTCCTGACGGTCTCGCGGTGCCCCGCACCGAGGTGACCCTGTCGGACTCCCCCGGCACCGGCGAGACCAACGCCCCGTTCCGGCTCTACGACACCTCCGGCCCCGGCTCCACGCCCGAGGTCGGGCTGCCCGCCCACCGCGCGGAGTGGATCCGCGCACGGGAGGACGTGGAGTCGTACGCCGGTCGTCCCCGCGACCTCGCCGACGACGGGCGCGGCGCGCAACGGCGTGGCGCCGCGAGTCAGGAGTGGCAGGGCGAACGGCGAGAACCGTTGCGTGCCAAGCCTTCTCGCCGCGTGACGCAGATGCACTACGCCCGGCGCGGCATCGTCACGCCCGAGATGCGCTTCGTCGCGGCGCGCGAGCAGTGCGACGTCGAGCTGGTGCGCCAGGAGGTTGCCGAGGGACGCGCGATCATCCCGGCCAACATCAACCACCCCGAGACCGAGCCGATGATCATCGGCCGCAGGTTCCTGGTGAAGGTCAACGCCAACATCGGCAACTCCGCGGTGACCAGCTCGATCGCCGAGGAGGTCGACAAGCTGACCTGGGCCACCACGTGGGGAGCCGACACCGTCATGGACCTCTCGACCGGCGACGACATCCACACGACCCGCGAGTGGATCGTGCGCAACTCCCCCGTGCCGATCGGCACCGTCCCGATCTACCAGGCGCTGGAGAAGGTCGACGGCAACGCAGAGGACCTCACCTGGGAGGTCTACCGCGACACGGTCATCGAGCAGTGCGAGCAGGGCGTCGACTACATGACCGTGCACGCCGGCGTGCTGCTGCGCTACGTCCCGCTCACCGTCAACCGGGTCACCGGCATCGTCAGCCGCGGCGGCTCGATCATGGCCGGCTGGATGCTCGCCCACCACGAGGAGAGCTTCCTCTACACCCACTTCGACGAGCTGTGCGAGATCTTCGCGCAGTACGACGTCGCGTTCAGCCTCGGCGACGGGCTGCGCCCCGGCAGCACCGCCGACGCCAACGACGAGGCCCAGCTGTCCGAGCTGCGCACCCTCGCCGAGCTGACCCAGCGCGCCTGGGAGCACGACGTGCAGGTGATGGTCGAGGGGCCGGGGCACGTGCCGCTGCACCTGGTCGAGGAGAACGTACGCCTGGAGCAGGACTGGTGCCACGGCGCGCCGTTCTACACGCTCGGCCCGCTGGTCACCGACATCGCCCCGGGGTATGACCACATCACCTCGGCCATCGGCGCGGCCACGATCGCGATGCACGGCACCGCCATGCTGTGCTACGTCACGCCGAAGGAGCACCTCGGGCTGCCCGACCGCGACGACGTGAAGACGGGCGTGATCACCTACAAGCTCGCCGCGCACGCCGCCGACGTCGCCAAGGGCCACCCGGGCGCGCGGGCGTGGGACGACGCGCTGTCGAAGGCCCGGTTCGAGTTCCGCTGGGAGGACCAGTTCAACCTCTCGCTCGACCCCGACACCGCCCGCTCGATGCACGACGAGACGCTGCCGGCGGACGCGGCCAAGACGGCGCACTTCTGCTCGATGTGCGGCCCGAAGTTCTGCAGCATGCGGATCAGTCAGGACGTGCGCGACCGGTTCGCCCAGGACGGCATGCGGCAGATGAGCGAGACGTTCGTCGAGCTCGGCTCCACGGTGTACGTCGACGCCGAGTCCGCGCGACCCGCACCGAGCGCGTGA
- a CDS encoding TRM11 family SAM-dependent methyltransferase produces MNSESDDGQVRGPALPLRPYVLASSADLAAERAVGADEDVHFTASLARSVIEDLTVAGDRVLDPFAGFGTTLRVATELGRSAVGVELLPERCTVARAAAPSATVVEGDARGLDRLVSGPFDLVLTSPPYRTERDHPADPLSAYARDRGDYPTYLRELTGVVAACVDLLADGGHVVLNVANIAAHQGFTPLAWDLGRAVTSVARVVQDVPVCWDALPHDLASDHLIVLARS; encoded by the coding sequence GTGAACAGCGAGTCGGACGACGGGCAGGTGCGGGGTCCGGCCCTGCCGCTGCGGCCGTACGTCCTCGCCAGCTCCGCCGACCTGGCGGCCGAGCGCGCGGTCGGCGCCGACGAGGACGTCCACTTCACCGCCTCGCTGGCCCGGTCCGTGATCGAGGACCTCACCGTCGCCGGCGACCGCGTGCTCGACCCGTTCGCCGGGTTCGGCACGACGCTGCGGGTGGCCACCGAGCTGGGCCGCTCGGCGGTGGGGGTCGAGCTGCTTCCCGAGCGGTGCACCGTCGCCCGCGCGGCCGCGCCCTCCGCCACGGTCGTCGAGGGCGACGCCCGGGGTCTGGACCGCCTCGTGAGCGGTCCGTTCGACCTGGTGCTCACCTCACCGCCGTACCGCACCGAGCGCGACCATCCCGCCGACCCGCTGAGCGCTTACGCCCGCGACCGCGGCGACTACCCGACCTACCTGCGCGAGCTCACCGGCGTCGTGGCGGCGTGCGTGGACCTGCTGGCCGACGGCGGGCACGTGGTGCTCAACGTCGCGAACATCGCTGCGCACCAAGGGTTCACGCCGCTCGCGTGGGACCTCGGCCGCGCCGTGACCTCCGTCGCGCGGGTGGTGCAGGACGTCCCGGTCTGCTGGGACGCGCTGCCCCACGACCTCGCCAGCGACCACCTGATCGTGCTGGCTCGCTCCTGA
- a CDS encoding RecB family exonuclease has product MPATRSDRATPPAGALPEPRPALSPSRASDFLQCPLLYRLRVVDRLPTPPSPAAARGTLVHSVLERVFDAPPAQRTPESAVGLIPQAWQEMVERDPELAALVDESDRESWFAAAGRLVEKWFGLEDPTRLEPAHREHYVEVELDGVRLRGYIDRLDVASTGEVRVVDYKTGRAPHPQFETRALFQMRFYALVLWRSTGVVPRMLQLVYLGNGELVRYLPDEDDLLATERKVRAVWSAISAAAESGDWRPRRSALCRSCDFRELCPEFGGTPPPLPAHSAQRAVDPKWSGEPEVVVQ; this is encoded by the coding sequence ATGCCCGCCACCCGCTCCGACCGTGCGACCCCGCCTGCGGGGGCGCTCCCGGAGCCACGCCCGGCGCTGTCGCCGAGCCGGGCGTCCGACTTCCTGCAGTGCCCCCTGCTCTACCGGCTGCGCGTCGTCGACCGGCTGCCCACGCCCCCGTCCCCTGCCGCGGCGCGGGGCACCCTGGTGCACTCGGTACTGGAGCGGGTCTTCGACGCGCCGCCCGCGCAGCGCACGCCGGAGTCGGCCGTCGGCCTGATCCCGCAGGCGTGGCAGGAGATGGTCGAGCGCGACCCCGAGCTCGCCGCGCTGGTCGACGAGAGCGACCGCGAGTCGTGGTTCGCGGCCGCGGGCCGGCTGGTCGAGAAGTGGTTCGGCCTGGAGGACCCCACCCGCCTGGAGCCCGCCCACCGCGAGCACTACGTCGAGGTCGAGCTCGACGGCGTCCGGCTGCGCGGATACATCGACCGGCTCGACGTGGCCTCCACCGGCGAGGTGCGGGTCGTCGACTACAAGACCGGTCGCGCGCCCCACCCGCAGTTCGAGACCCGGGCGCTGTTCCAGATGCGCTTCTACGCCCTGGTGCTGTGGCGCTCCACCGGCGTCGTGCCGCGCATGCTGCAGCTGGTCTACCTCGGCAACGGCGAGCTGGTGCGATACCTGCCCGACGAGGACGACCTGCTCGCCACCGAGCGCAAGGTGCGCGCCGTCTGGTCGGCCATCAGCGCCGCGGCCGAGAGCGGCGACTGGCGCCCCCGCCGCAGCGCGCTGTGCCGCTCGTGCGACTTCCGCGAGCTGTGCCCCGAGTTCGGCGGCACTCCCCCGCCGCTGCCGGCGCACTCCGCCCAGCGCGCCGTCGACCCCAAGTGGTCGGGCGAGCCCGAGGTGGTCGTGCAGTGA
- a CDS encoding site-2 protease family protein — MPSRSPDPGVSGWRLGSLRGVPVYLGSSWPIIAVVIVLLFGPPLQRALPELGMGAYAVAALYAVLLLLSVLVHEAAHAITGQLRGYRVSRIVADLWGGHTAYDHADTTPGSSALVAVVGPAANGALAALAWAALPVVPEGVPRLLVLALAWSNGFVALFNLMPGLPLDGGFLVEALVWKVSGSKTTGTVVAGWCGRVVTVALLLWAIVLPLLQGRSPSLVTVVWSLFLASFLWFGATQAIRAGHGRALLARVRLRDVAEPVTVVDDTTPVAALPPGAVVVGNQARGPWGVVEPQALAGVDPAQRAQVPAGAVAVAQPAGWVTSAPSLDVDVTVAVAAVQAASAEQILVVTETQPPEVALVATARLGAALTRADAEQPRP; from the coding sequence ATGCCCAGCCGAAGTCCCGACCCCGGCGTCAGCGGCTGGCGTCTCGGATCGCTGCGTGGCGTGCCGGTCTACCTCGGCTCCAGCTGGCCGATCATCGCCGTCGTCATCGTGCTGCTCTTCGGCCCGCCGCTGCAGCGCGCGCTGCCCGAGCTCGGGATGGGCGCGTACGCCGTCGCCGCGCTCTACGCGGTCCTGCTCCTGCTGTCCGTGCTGGTGCACGAGGCCGCGCACGCGATCACCGGTCAGCTGCGCGGCTACCGGGTCTCGCGGATCGTGGCCGACCTGTGGGGCGGGCACACGGCCTACGACCACGCCGACACCACCCCCGGCTCCTCGGCCCTGGTCGCGGTCGTCGGGCCGGCGGCCAACGGCGCGCTCGCCGCGCTCGCCTGGGCGGCGCTCCCGGTCGTCCCCGAGGGCGTACCCCGCCTGCTCGTGCTCGCCCTCGCGTGGAGCAACGGGTTCGTCGCGCTGTTCAACCTGATGCCCGGGCTCCCGCTCGACGGCGGATTCCTCGTCGAGGCGCTGGTCTGGAAGGTCAGCGGGTCCAAGACGACAGGCACCGTCGTGGCCGGCTGGTGCGGTCGCGTCGTCACCGTCGCCCTGCTGCTCTGGGCGATCGTGCTGCCGCTGCTGCAGGGCCGCAGCCCCTCGCTCGTCACGGTCGTCTGGTCGCTGTTCCTCGCCAGCTTCCTGTGGTTCGGCGCGACCCAGGCCATCCGGGCGGGCCACGGGCGGGCCCTGCTCGCGCGCGTACGCCTGCGCGACGTCGCCGAGCCCGTCACCGTCGTCGACGACACGACACCGGTGGCGGCGCTGCCGCCCGGCGCCGTCGTGGTCGGCAACCAGGCCCGCGGCCCGTGGGGCGTCGTCGAGCCGCAGGCGCTGGCCGGCGTCGACCCGGCCCAGCGCGCGCAGGTCCCGGCGGGGGCGGTCGCCGTCGCGCAGCCGGCCGGCTGGGTCACCTCCGCGCCGAGCCTCGACGTCGACGTGACGGTTGCGGTCGCGGCGGTCCAGGCGGCGTCGGCGGAGCAGATCCTCGTGGTGACCGAGACCCAGCCGCCCGAGGTGGCGCTGGTCGCCACCGCCCGGCTCGGCGCCGCGCTGACCCGCGCCGACGCGGAGCAGCCGCGTCCCTAG
- a CDS encoding tRNA (adenine-N1)-methyltransferase: protein MTAEQTRGEAPTGAALRRGPFVEGERVQLTDPKGRLHTITLGAGKQFHTHRGYLLHDELIGAPDGSTITNTAGVEYLALRPLLSDYVMSMPRGAAVVYPKDAGQIVTFADVFPGARVVEAGVGSGALSMSLLRAVGDQGSLHSFERRDDFATIAKANVREFFGGDHPAWTVTVGDLVEQLPQHVEPGTVDRVVLDMLAPWECLDVVADALAPGGVLIAYVATATQLSRVAEAARDHGGYTEPSAWESMVRGWHLEGLAVRPQHRMHGHTGFLISTRRLAPGVTPPLRKRRPAKGSYGEGEAESAGGATPEDFGERPVSDKKVRKLARSLAPAEESPTQESPAQTSPTRPGVAPSEEEADG from the coding sequence ATGACTGCCGAGCAGACCCGGGGCGAGGCTCCCACCGGAGCGGCCCTGCGCCGCGGACCGTTCGTCGAGGGCGAGCGGGTCCAGCTGACCGACCCCAAGGGCCGGCTGCACACCATCACCCTCGGCGCGGGCAAGCAGTTCCACACCCACCGCGGCTACCTGCTCCACGACGAGCTGATCGGCGCGCCCGACGGCTCCACGATCACCAACACCGCGGGGGTCGAGTACCTCGCGCTGCGTCCGCTGCTGTCCGACTACGTGATGTCGATGCCGCGCGGCGCCGCCGTCGTCTATCCCAAGGACGCCGGGCAGATCGTCACCTTCGCCGACGTGTTCCCGGGGGCGCGGGTCGTCGAGGCCGGGGTCGGCTCGGGCGCACTGTCGATGTCGTTGCTGCGCGCCGTCGGCGACCAGGGGTCGCTGCACTCCTTCGAGCGCCGCGACGACTTCGCGACCATCGCCAAGGCCAACGTGCGCGAGTTCTTCGGCGGCGACCACCCGGCGTGGACCGTGACCGTCGGCGACCTGGTCGAGCAGCTCCCGCAGCACGTCGAGCCCGGCACCGTCGACCGGGTCGTGCTCGACATGCTCGCGCCGTGGGAGTGCCTCGACGTCGTCGCCGACGCGCTCGCCCCGGGCGGGGTGCTGATCGCCTACGTCGCCACCGCCACCCAGCTGTCCCGCGTCGCCGAGGCCGCGCGCGACCACGGCGGCTACACCGAGCCGAGCGCCTGGGAGTCGATGGTGCGCGGCTGGCACCTCGAGGGCCTGGCCGTACGTCCGCAGCACCGCATGCACGGACACACCGGCTTCCTCATCAGCACCCGCCGGCTCGCCCCCGGCGTGACGCCGCCGCTGCGCAAGCGTCGCCCGGCCAAGGGCTCCTACGGCGAGGGCGAGGCGGAGTCGGCCGGCGGCGCGACCCCCGAGGACTTCGGCGAGCGTCCCGTGTCGGACAAGAAGGTGCGCAAGCTCGCCCGCTCGCTGGCGCCGGCCGAGGAGAGCCCCACCCAGGAGAGCCCCGCCCAGACGAGCCCCACCCGGCCGGGTGTTGCGCCCTCCGAGGAGGAGGCCGACGGCTGA
- the arc gene encoding proteasome ATPase, giving the protein MTEEQQPQRRADGSATEDSEQRLRDEVEGLRAKVAAGPSRQRQLEQQVLQLQSSMGTLSSQNERLVRTLKDAREQIVTLKNEVDRLAQPPASYGIVLAVHDDVTADILSSGRKMRVAVSPTVETEQMAPGREVMLNEALNIVATAGFEQIGELVTAKEHLGSGRVLVVAHADEERICRVADSLEESTIRVGDSLLLDSRSGFVYERIPKAEVADLVLEEVPDIHYEDIGGLAGQIEQIRDAVELPYLHADLFREHQLRPPKGVLLYGPPGCGKTLIAKAVAASLARKVAEKTGRDDQQSYFLNIKGPELLNKYVGETERHIRLIFQRAREKSSDGTPVVVFFDEMESLFRTRGSGVSSDVETTIVPQLLAEIDGVERLENVIVIGASNREDMIDPAILRPGRLDVKIKIERPDAESARDIFSKYLTTELPLHADDVAENGGSVEATVEAMIQATVERMYSQIEENRFLEVTYAGGDKEILYFKDFNSGAMIENIVGRAKKMAIKDQITTGSRGLRVEHLLRSCVDEFKENEDLPNTTNPDDWARISGKKGERIVYIRTLITGKDGAEPGRSIDQVGSTGQYL; this is encoded by the coding sequence ATGACCGAGGAGCAGCAGCCCCAGCGGCGTGCCGACGGCAGCGCCACCGAGGATTCCGAGCAGCGCCTGCGCGACGAGGTGGAGGGCCTGCGGGCCAAGGTCGCGGCAGGTCCCTCCCGACAGCGACAGCTCGAGCAGCAGGTGCTGCAGCTGCAGTCGTCGATGGGCACGCTCTCGTCGCAGAACGAGCGCCTCGTGCGCACGCTCAAGGACGCGCGCGAGCAGATCGTCACGCTCAAGAACGAGGTCGACCGGCTCGCCCAGCCGCCGGCGTCGTACGGCATCGTGCTGGCCGTCCACGACGACGTCACCGCCGACATCCTCTCCAGCGGGCGCAAGATGCGCGTCGCGGTGAGCCCCACGGTCGAGACCGAGCAGATGGCGCCCGGCCGTGAGGTCATGCTCAACGAGGCGCTGAACATCGTCGCCACGGCCGGTTTCGAGCAGATCGGCGAGCTGGTCACCGCCAAGGAGCACCTCGGCTCCGGCCGGGTGCTCGTGGTCGCGCACGCCGACGAGGAGCGCATCTGCCGGGTCGCCGACTCCCTCGAGGAGTCCACGATCCGCGTCGGCGACTCGCTGCTGCTCGACAGCCGCAGCGGGTTCGTCTACGAGCGCATCCCCAAGGCCGAGGTCGCCGACCTGGTGCTCGAGGAGGTGCCCGACATCCACTACGAGGACATCGGTGGTCTCGCCGGGCAGATCGAGCAGATCCGCGACGCGGTCGAGCTGCCCTACCTGCACGCCGACCTGTTCCGCGAGCACCAGCTGCGCCCGCCGAAGGGTGTGCTGCTCTACGGCCCGCCCGGCTGCGGCAAGACGCTCATCGCCAAGGCCGTCGCGGCCTCCCTCGCGCGCAAGGTCGCCGAGAAGACCGGCCGCGACGACCAGCAGAGCTACTTCCTCAACATCAAGGGCCCCGAGCTGCTCAACAAGTACGTCGGGGAGACCGAGCGGCACATCCGGCTGATCTTCCAGCGGGCTCGGGAGAAGAGCTCCGACGGCACGCCCGTGGTGGTGTTCTTCGACGAGATGGAGAGCCTGTTCCGCACCCGCGGGTCCGGCGTGAGCTCCGACGTCGAGACCACGATCGTGCCGCAGCTGCTGGCCGAGATCGACGGCGTCGAGCGCCTCGAGAACGTCATCGTCATCGGCGCCTCCAACCGCGAGGACATGATCGACCCGGCCATCCTGCGCCCGGGGCGGCTCGACGTGAAGATCAAGATCGAGCGGCCCGACGCCGAGAGCGCCCGCGACATCTTCAGCAAGTACCTCACGACCGAGCTCCCGCTGCACGCCGACGACGTCGCCGAGAACGGCGGCTCGGTCGAGGCGACCGTGGAGGCGATGATCCAGGCGACCGTGGAGCGGATGTACTCCCAGATCGAGGAGAACCGCTTCCTGGAGGTCACCTACGCCGGCGGCGACAAGGAGATCCTCTACTTCAAGGACTTCAACTCCGGCGCGATGATCGAGAACATCGTGGGCCGCGCGAAGAAGATGGCGATCAAGGACCAGATCACCACCGGCTCCAGGGGCCTGCGCGTCGAGCACCTGCTGCGCTCGTGCGTCGATGAGTTCAAGGAGAACGAGGACCTGCCCAACACCACCAACCCCGACGACTGGGCGCGCATCTCCGGCAAGAAGGGCGAGCGGATCGTCTACATCCGCACGCTCATCACCGGCAAGGACGGCGCCGAGCCCGGCCGCTCGATCGACCAGGTGGGCTCGACGGGGCAGTACCTCTAG
- a CDS encoding MFS transporter, with translation MGRAVSSGVGLRSERGPLLLSMMLSMGLIAIDATILSTAVPSIVADIGGFSSFPWLFSIYLLAQSVTVPVYAKLADTLGRKPVMLFGIGVFLLGSLLAGFAWSMGSLVAFRAVQGIGAGAIAPSAMTIVGDIYTVEERARVQGYLSSVWAVAAVIGPALGGGFAQLDAWRWIFFINVPLALIAGALVWRRFEEQAPKQRRRIDYAGATVLTLALSLLILSVLEGGNAWPWVSVPGLLVPAAGIALLALFGAIERRAPEPVLPSWVLTRRLLVTTAMIAFAIGAVMIGLTAFVPTYLEGSRGTAPLVAGFAVATLSIGWPLSSSLVGKLYLRTSFRTAVLCGGALTTVAGLLLALTVESPSVVTVAVLAFFVGAGLGMGSVPAMVAAQSSVAWHARGVVTGAQMFARSAGSAIGVAVLGALANARIAAEGGPRDPQAIVAGTQVVFWAVVVVAALIFAAAALMPRVPVEEAGEAPPAETP, from the coding sequence GTGGGCCGCGCGGTGAGCAGCGGGGTCGGCCTCCGGTCCGAGCGGGGGCCGCTGCTGCTGTCGATGATGCTCTCGATGGGCCTCATCGCCATCGACGCGACGATCCTGTCGACCGCGGTCCCCTCGATCGTCGCCGACATCGGCGGCTTCTCCTCCTTCCCGTGGCTGTTCTCGATCTACCTGCTCGCGCAGTCGGTGACCGTCCCGGTCTACGCCAAGCTGGCCGACACGCTCGGCCGAAAACCGGTGATGCTGTTCGGGATCGGCGTCTTCCTGCTCGGCTCGCTGCTCGCCGGGTTCGCCTGGAGCATGGGGTCGCTCGTCGCCTTCCGCGCGGTGCAGGGCATCGGCGCCGGGGCCATCGCCCCGTCCGCCATGACGATCGTCGGCGACATCTACACCGTCGAGGAGCGGGCCCGGGTGCAGGGCTACCTGTCGAGCGTGTGGGCGGTCGCCGCCGTCATCGGCCCGGCCCTCGGCGGCGGGTTCGCCCAGCTCGACGCGTGGCGCTGGATCTTCTTCATCAACGTGCCGCTGGCGCTGATCGCGGGGGCGCTGGTGTGGCGGCGCTTCGAGGAGCAGGCCCCCAAGCAGCGTCGCCGCATCGACTATGCCGGCGCCACCGTGCTCACCCTCGCGCTCAGCCTGCTCATCCTGTCCGTGCTCGAGGGCGGCAACGCCTGGCCGTGGGTCTCGGTCCCCGGCCTGCTCGTGCCGGCAGCGGGCATCGCGCTGCTCGCGCTGTTCGGAGCCATCGAGCGGCGCGCGCCCGAGCCGGTGCTGCCCTCGTGGGTGCTGACCCGGCGGCTGCTCGTGACGACGGCGATGATCGCCTTCGCCATCGGCGCGGTGATGATCGGCCTCACCGCCTTCGTCCCGACCTACCTCGAGGGCTCGCGCGGCACCGCTCCCCTGGTCGCCGGTTTCGCCGTGGCGACGCTGAGCATCGGCTGGCCGCTGTCGTCCTCGCTCGTCGGCAAGCTCTACCTGCGCACGTCGTTCCGCACCGCCGTGCTGTGCGGGGGCGCGCTCACGACGGTCGCCGGCCTGCTGCTCGCGCTCACCGTCGAGTCGCCGTCGGTCGTCACGGTGGCGGTCCTGGCCTTCTTCGTCGGCGCCGGGCTCGGCATGGGCTCGGTGCCCGCCATGGTGGCGGCACAGTCGAGCGTCGCGTGGCACGCGCGCGGCGTCGTCACCGGCGCCCAGATGTTCGCCCGCTCCGCCGGCTCGGCGATCGGGGTCGCCGTGCTCGGCGCGCTCGCCAACGCCCGGATCGCGGCCGAGGGCGGCCCGCGCGACCCGCAGGCGATCGTCGCCGGCACCCAGGTGGTGTTCTGGGCGGTCGTCGTCGTCGCGGCGCTGATCTTCGCCGCGGCGGCGCTGATGCCGCGGGTGCCGGTCGAGGAGGCCGGCGAAGCGCCCCCGGCGGAGACGCCCTAG
- a CDS encoding GNAT family N-acetyltransferase, producing the protein MTDARAYGPQVLTGDRVRLRQLEDDELKLVERWWNDPSVLPLQTSGLPPRPAGGWAEQLKLWHANADPSSVGFAVAAREDDLLLGTVALHSMDALGQAATFGIMLGPPAQGRGLGEEATRLMVDYGFRARPLHRIELRVWSYNERARTVYERAGFREEGRRREVVFLDGAWHDEIVMGLLRSEWAAR; encoded by the coding sequence ATGACTGACGCGAGGGCGTACGGCCCGCAGGTGCTCACCGGAGACCGGGTGCGGCTGCGCCAGCTCGAGGACGACGAGCTGAAGCTCGTCGAGCGCTGGTGGAACGACCCGTCCGTGCTGCCGCTGCAGACGTCGGGCCTGCCTCCGCGCCCCGCCGGCGGCTGGGCGGAGCAGCTCAAGCTCTGGCACGCCAACGCCGACCCGTCGTCGGTCGGCTTCGCCGTCGCGGCGCGCGAGGACGACCTGCTGCTCGGCACGGTCGCGCTGCACTCGATGGACGCGCTGGGCCAGGCGGCCACGTTCGGGATCATGCTGGGTCCGCCCGCGCAGGGACGTGGCCTCGGCGAGGAGGCGACCCGCCTCATGGTCGACTACGGCTTCCGCGCGCGGCCGCTGCACCGGATCGAGCTGCGGGTGTGGTCCTACAACGAGCGCGCCCGCACGGTGTACGAGCGCGCCGGCTTCCGCGAGGAGGGTCGCCGCCGCGAGGTGGTCTTCCTCGACGGCGCCTGGCACGACGAGATCGTGATGGGGCTGCTGCGGTCGGAGTGGGCCGCGCGGTGA
- a CDS encoding DUF3054 domain-containing protein — protein sequence MNRRDISGLLIDLLAVLIFAAFGRASHEESVLGAPLTALPFWIGLGVGWWLVRSRSGRSPVEVGPGVTVWVTTLVLGMLLRVITGQGTALAFVVVATLVLGVLLVGWRLAQERTGFLPAAEPAHAPEPTPAATADDD from the coding sequence GTGAACCGTCGCGACATCTCAGGCCTGCTCATCGACCTGCTCGCGGTGCTGATCTTCGCCGCGTTCGGTCGCGCCTCGCACGAGGAGTCCGTGCTCGGCGCACCGCTCACCGCGCTGCCGTTCTGGATCGGCCTCGGCGTGGGGTGGTGGCTCGTGCGCAGCCGCTCCGGCCGCTCCCCAGTCGAGGTCGGCCCCGGCGTCACCGTGTGGGTCACGACCCTGGTGCTCGGCATGCTGCTGCGGGTGATCACCGGGCAGGGCACCGCCCTGGCATTCGTCGTCGTGGCCACGCTGGTGCTCGGCGTGCTGCTGGTCGGCTGGCGCCTGGCCCAGGAGCGGACGGGCTTCCTGCCCGCCGCCGAGCCGGCCCACGCGCCCGAGCCCACGCCCGCGGCGACCGCCGACGATGACTGA